ATTCAAAGGGTCTCGAAGGGGCGGACCGTCTTGATGGTCGAGCACAACCTCGGCGTGGTCGCGCGGCTCGCGAACACGATCACCGTTCTGTGTCGCGGGGAGGTGCTCGCGGAAGGAACCTACGAGGCCGTTTCAAAGAATCCCGAGGTCGTGTCCGCCTATATGGGAGGCGCTCATGGCTGAGGCCCATCTTCGTGTCGGCGACCTGCACGCGCAGTATGGCGAGAGCCGGATTCTGCATGGAATGAACTTCACCGTTCATCGAGGCGAGGTCGTCACCCTCCTTGGCCGAAACGGTGCAGGCAAGACGACGACGCTTCGCGCCATCATGGGCTTGGTCGCCAGGAAAAGCGGTTCCGTAGTGTTCGAGGGCCGGGAACTGATGGGGCGGCTTCCCGAGGCAGTCGCCCGCGCCGGCATAGCGTGGTGCCCCGAGGAGCGGGCCATCTTCTCCGGCTTGACTGTGCAGGAAAACCTCATGCTTCCGCCCGTGGTGCGCCCAGGAGGCATGAGCGTCCAAGAAATCCTGACGCTGTTCCCGAATCTGGCTCCGCGCATGAAGAGTC
This genomic window from Variovorax sp. V93 contains:
- a CDS encoding ABC transporter ATP-binding protein codes for the protein MAEAHLRVGDLHAQYGESRILHGMNFTVHRGEVVTLLGRNGAGKTTTLRAIMGLVARKSGSVVFEGRELMGRLPEAVARAGIAWCPEERAIFSGLTVQENLMLPPVVRPGGMSVQEILTLFPNLAPRMKSPGTKLSGGEQQMLAIGRILRTGAQLLLLDEPSEGLAPVIIEQIGLTIQKLKARGISILLVEQNVRFATSVADRHYVVEHGEVVDTFSSTEIDNKSAQLSAYLSV